A section of the Paramisgurnus dabryanus chromosome 4, PD_genome_1.1, whole genome shotgun sequence genome encodes:
- the LOC135746835 gene encoding dual specificity mitogen-activated protein kinase kinase 7-like isoform X1: MSSLEQRLSRIEEKLKQENKEARKRIDLNIDVSPHRSRPRPIIVIQLSPAPAPSQRAALQLPLANDGSRSSSSESSPQHPSYPSRPRQMLTLPTPPYCLQKSLENAEIDQKLQEIMKQTGYLKIDGQRYPAEVTDLISEGEIGSGTCGQVFKVRFKKTAHVIAVKQMRRTGNKDENKRILMDLDVVLKSHDCPYIIQCYGAIVTNTDVFIAMELMGTCAEKLKKRIQGPIPEAILGKMTVAIVNALLYLKEKHGVIHRDVKPSNILLDDKGQIKLCDFGISGRLVDSKAKTRSAGCAAYMAPERIDPPDPSKPDYDIRADVWSLGISLVELATGQFPYKNCKTDFEVLTKVLQEDPPVLPLGMGFSPDFQSFVKDCLTKDHRKRPKYHKLLEHSFIRRYEVSEVDVAGWFQTVMERTESPRSSQCFSHHQLHSLFSR, from the exons ATGTCGTCGCTGGAGCAGAGACTCTCCCGAATCGAGGAGAAACTCAAGCAGGAAAATAAAGAAGCTCGCAAACGAATCGACCTGAACATCGACGTGAGCCCGCACCGGTCGCGTCCCAGGCCAA TCATCGTGatccagctaagtccagctccAGCCCCCTCCCAACGCGCAG CTCTGCAGTTACCGCTGGCCAATGATGGAAGTCGCTCATCCTCCTCAGAAAGTTCTCCTCAACACCCCTCGTACCCCAGCAGACCCCGACAAATGCTCACGCTTCCCACCCCACCATACTGCCTACAGAAGAGCCTTGAAAA TGCTGAAATCGATCAGAAGCTGCAGGAAATAATGAAACAAACTGGTTACCTGAAGATTGACGGACAG CGTTACCCAGCAGAGGTGACGGATCTGATCAGTGAGGGTGAGATCGGCAGTGGAACCTGTGGGCAGGTTTTCAAAGTTCGCTTTAAAAAGACTGCCCATGTCATCGCTGTCAAG CAAATGAGAAGGACGGGTAATAAAGACGAGAATAAGAGAATCCTCATGGATCTGGATGTTGTATTAAAGAGTCATGACTGTCCATACATCATCCAGTGTTATGGAGCTATAGTCACCAAT ACGGATGTGTTCATAGCCATGGAGTTAATGGGGACATGCGCAGAAAAGCTAAAGAAGAGGATCCAAGGGCCCATACCAGAGGCTATTCTGGGAAAGATGACTGTGGCT ATCGTGAACGCTCTGCTGTACCTAAAAGAGAAACACGGTGTGATTCATCGAGACGTGAAGCCTTCAAATATCTTGTTGGATGACAAAGGCCAAATCAAACTGTGTGATTTTGGCATTAGCGGGCGATTGGTGGATTCTAAAGCCAAGACTCGCAGTGCCGGGTGTGCTGCGTACATGGCG CCTGAGAGAATAGACCCTCCAGACCCCAGTAAGCCAGACTATGACATCAGAGCTGACGTCTGGAGTCTCGGCATTTCTCTG GTGGAGCTAGCCACTGGACAGTTTCCTTATAAGAACTGCAAGACAGACTTTGAGGTTCTGACCAAAGTTCTTCAAGAGGACCCACCGGTCCTTCCTCTTGGCATGGGCTTTTCTCCAGACTTTCAGTCCTTCGTTAAAGACTG TCTCACAAAGGATCACAGAAAAAGGCCAAAATACCACAAGCTGCTT GAACACAGTTTTATCAGACGCTATGAGGTATCGGAAGTAGACGTGGCGGGCTGGTTCCAGACGGTGATGGAGCGCACGGAGTCTCCACGCAGCAGCCAGTGCTTCAGTCATCACCAGCTTCACTCTCTCTTCAGCAGGTAG
- the LOC135746835 gene encoding dual specificity mitogen-activated protein kinase kinase 7-like isoform X2: MSSLEQRLSRIEEKLKQENKEARKRIDLNIDVSPHRSRPRPTLQLPLANDGSRSSSSESSPQHPSYPSRPRQMLTLPTPPYCLQKSLENAEIDQKLQEIMKQTGYLKIDGQRYPAEVTDLISEGEIGSGTCGQVFKVRFKKTAHVIAVKQMRRTGNKDENKRILMDLDVVLKSHDCPYIIQCYGAIVTNTDVFIAMELMGTCAEKLKKRIQGPIPEAILGKMTVAIVNALLYLKEKHGVIHRDVKPSNILLDDKGQIKLCDFGISGRLVDSKAKTRSAGCAAYMAPERIDPPDPSKPDYDIRADVWSLGISLVELATGQFPYKNCKTDFEVLTKVLQEDPPVLPLGMGFSPDFQSFVKDCLTKDHRKRPKYHKLLEHSFIRRYEVSEVDVAGWFQTVMERTESPRSSQCFSHHQLHSLFSR; this comes from the exons ATGTCGTCGCTGGAGCAGAGACTCTCCCGAATCGAGGAGAAACTCAAGCAGGAAAATAAAGAAGCTCGCAAACGAATCGACCTGAACATCGACGTGAGCCCGCACCGGTCGCGTCCCAGGCCAA CTCTGCAGTTACCGCTGGCCAATGATGGAAGTCGCTCATCCTCCTCAGAAAGTTCTCCTCAACACCCCTCGTACCCCAGCAGACCCCGACAAATGCTCACGCTTCCCACCCCACCATACTGCCTACAGAAGAGCCTTGAAAA TGCTGAAATCGATCAGAAGCTGCAGGAAATAATGAAACAAACTGGTTACCTGAAGATTGACGGACAG CGTTACCCAGCAGAGGTGACGGATCTGATCAGTGAGGGTGAGATCGGCAGTGGAACCTGTGGGCAGGTTTTCAAAGTTCGCTTTAAAAAGACTGCCCATGTCATCGCTGTCAAG CAAATGAGAAGGACGGGTAATAAAGACGAGAATAAGAGAATCCTCATGGATCTGGATGTTGTATTAAAGAGTCATGACTGTCCATACATCATCCAGTGTTATGGAGCTATAGTCACCAAT ACGGATGTGTTCATAGCCATGGAGTTAATGGGGACATGCGCAGAAAAGCTAAAGAAGAGGATCCAAGGGCCCATACCAGAGGCTATTCTGGGAAAGATGACTGTGGCT ATCGTGAACGCTCTGCTGTACCTAAAAGAGAAACACGGTGTGATTCATCGAGACGTGAAGCCTTCAAATATCTTGTTGGATGACAAAGGCCAAATCAAACTGTGTGATTTTGGCATTAGCGGGCGATTGGTGGATTCTAAAGCCAAGACTCGCAGTGCCGGGTGTGCTGCGTACATGGCG CCTGAGAGAATAGACCCTCCAGACCCCAGTAAGCCAGACTATGACATCAGAGCTGACGTCTGGAGTCTCGGCATTTCTCTG GTGGAGCTAGCCACTGGACAGTTTCCTTATAAGAACTGCAAGACAGACTTTGAGGTTCTGACCAAAGTTCTTCAAGAGGACCCACCGGTCCTTCCTCTTGGCATGGGCTTTTCTCCAGACTTTCAGTCCTTCGTTAAAGACTG TCTCACAAAGGATCACAGAAAAAGGCCAAAATACCACAAGCTGCTT GAACACAGTTTTATCAGACGCTATGAGGTATCGGAAGTAGACGTGGCGGGCTGGTTCCAGACGGTGATGGAGCGCACGGAGTCTCCACGCAGCAGCCAGTGCTTCAGTCATCACCAGCTTCACTCTCTCTTCAGCAGGTAG